The genomic DNA GGCGCGATGTGGAACCATTGCGCCGCCGCGTCGCCGCCCAGCACCGGGTTGGTATGCAGCATGTAGAACTGGCAGACCGCGAACCCGGTCGCCATGCCGGCCAGCGCGCCGTACTGGTTGGCGCGGCGCCAGAACACGCCCACGACCAGCGCCGGAAACAGGGTGGATGCGGCCAGCGAGAACGCGGCCCCGACCAGCGACAGGATGTCGCCCGGCTTGGTCGATGCCGAATACGCCGCCACGAAGGCCACCCCCAGCAGGATCAGTTTCGAGATCGTCACGCGCTTCTGCGTCGAGGCCTTCGGGTCGACGATGCGGTACCACACGTCGTGCGACAGCGCGTTCGAGATCGCCAGCAGCAGGCCGTCCGCCGTGGACAGCGCGGCGGCCAGGCCGCCGGCCGCCACCAGGCCGGAGATCACGTAGGGCAGGCCGGCGATTTCCGGCGTGGCCAGCACCAGCACGTCGCCGTCGATGACGATTTCGGCCAACTGCACGATGCCGTCGCCGTTGATGTCGGTGATGCTGATCAGCGGGTTGGCGCGGTCCACGTTGGCCCAGTACGACACCCAGGTGGGCAGGTGGGCGAAGTCGCTGCCGACCAGCGCCGTGTAGACGTCGTATTTGACCAGCACCGCCAGCGCGGGAATCGTCAGGTAGATCAGCAGGATGAAGAACAGCGTCCAGAACACCGAGCGGCGCGTCTCGTCCACCGATGGCGTGGTGTAGGAGCGCATCAGCACGTGCGGCAGGGCGGCCGTGCCCAGCATCATGCAGAACGCCAGCGCGAGGAAGTTGTTGCGCTTGATGTCCGAGGCCTCGCGCGTGGGGCCGGGGAACGGCGCGGCGTGCGGCGTGATGGGGCGGGCGCGGGCCAGGTTCTCGTCGCGCCGGGCAGTCCAGGCGGCGACCGCGTCGTCGGCGTTTTTGGGATACCCGATCAGCGCCCGTTCGGCGCTGCGGATCTCCAGCAGCGAGGCATTGCGCAGCCTTACCTTGTCCAGCTCGTGCTGCAGCTTGGCGCGGCCGGTTTCCCAGGTGCCGGGCAGGCCGTCCAGGCGGCGCTGGTAGTCGGCGGCGCGCTGGCGGAATACAGCGCGCACCTGCGCTTCCTTGTCGTCCGCCATCAGCGCCGCCTCGCGCGCGCTCAGTTGCGGCAGCAGCTTGCCGTAGGCGACCTGCGGCATCGGATTGCCGCTGTGCTTGGCGGACAGCCACATGGCCGGGATCAGGAAGGCGGCCAGGATGATGATGTATTGCGCCACCTGGGTCCAGGTGATGGCGCGCATGCCGCCCAGGAAGGAGCAGACCAGGATGCTGGCCAGGCCCAGGAAGATGCCGACCGAGAAATCGACACCGGTGAAGCGCGAGGCGATCAGGCCGACCGCATAGATCTGCGCGACCACGTACGTAAACGAGATCACGATGGTGGCGGCCACGGCGCACAGCCGCACGGCGCGCCCGCCCGGGCGCCGCCATAGCGGGCGGCCAGGAAGTCGGGGATCGTGTACTGGCCGAACTTGCGCAGGTAGGGGGCGATCAAGAGCGCCACCAGGCAGTAGCCGCCGGTCCAGCCCATCACGTAGGCCAGGCCGTCGAAGCCGTGCAGGTACAGGCCGCCGGCCAGGCTGATGAAGCTGGCCGCCGAGATCCAGTCGGCCGCCGTGGCCATGCCGTTGTACAGGGCCGGCACGCGCCGCCCGGCCACGTAGTATTCCGAGACCTTCGAGGTGCGGCTGACCAGGCCGATGGAGGCGTACAGCACGATGGTGGCGAACATGAACATGTAGCCGATCCACACGCGCGGCATGCCTTCCTTTTCCAAGGTGGCCAGCGCTACCAGGAAGGCGGCGAAGGCCAGCGTGAAGTAGCTGTAGTAACGCGTCAGGCGCTGGAAGAAGGTACGCGGGGCGGGACGGGTCACGCGCGCTCCCGGTACTGGCGGTCGAGCCGGCGCATGCGCCAGGCGTAGATGCCGATCAGGGCGAGATACACCAGCGAGGCGCCCTGCGCGGCCAGGTAGAACGACAGCGGCCAGCCGAAGATCGTCAGGCCGGCCAGCTCGCGCGCGAAGAACACGGCCAGGAAGCCCGTCAGCAGCCAGGCCAGCAGCAAAACGGCGGTCAGGCGACGCGTGGCGCGCCAGTGGTGGGCGTTATCCAAAATACGGGGTCTCCTCGTCGGGCGGCGTCGCCTGGGGGCGGGGCGGGAACGTCAGGCGGAACAGGCTGCCCGGGTATTTCGGCTGCGGGGCGCGCGGGTTGCTGAAGATGTCGATCTCGGCGCCGTGCTGCTGGGCGATCTCGCGCACAATGGCCAGGCCGAGGCCGCTGCCTTCGACATTGCTGCCGAGGATGCGGTAGAAGCGTTCGAACACGTGCAGCCGCTCGGCGGGCGGGATGCCGGGGCCGGTGTCCTCCACCTCCAGGATGGCCGCCTCGGCGCCGGCGCGCACGCGCACCGTCACGCTGCCCTCCGGCGGCGTGTAGCGCAGCGCATTGTCGATCAGGTTGTTCAGCAGCTCGCGCAGCATGACGGCGTTGCCGTCGATTTCGACGTGCTGGTCGGGGCCCTCGAAGCCCAGGTCGATGCGGTGGTTGAACGAGGCCGGGACCCAGTCGCGCACGGCGTTGCGGGCGATCTCGGCCAGGTCGAGCGGCGCCAGCGCGGTGCCGGCCTGCGGCTGGTTTTCCGCCCGCGCCAATGTCAGCAGCTGGTTGACGAGGCGGGTGGCCGCCTCCGAACTTTTCGCCAACTGCTCCAGCGAGCGGTGGATCTCCTGCTGGTCGGTCTGGCGCAGCGCCAGTTCGGACTGCGTGCGCATGCCGGCCAGCGGCGTCTTCATCTGGTGCGCCGCGTCGGCGATGAAGCGCTTCTGCATGTCGATCGACTGCGCCAGGCGCGCCAGCATCTCGTTGAGCGAACGCACCAGCGGCGCGATTTCCTCCGGCACCTGGTTCGGCGCGATGGGCGACAGGTCGTCGGACGGACGCGCGCGGATGCGCTCCTGCAGCTCGGCCAGCGGCAGCAGCCCGCGCGACAGGGCGAACCACACCAGCGCCAGCACCACGGGCAGGATGATGAACTGCGGCAGGATCACGCCCTTGATGATCTCGTTGGCCAGCTTGGCGCGCTTTTCCAGCGTTTCCGCCACCTGCACCAGCGCCAGGCGCGGCGGGCGTTCGTTGTTCTCTTCCAGGTTGACGTAGGTGTAGGCCACCCGGATCGGCGTGCCGTGCAGGTTATCGCCGCGGAAGTGCACGGTGCCGGCGGGCGCGGCGTCGTCCTCCGCCTGCGGTTCGGGGCGCGGCAGGTCACGGTCGCCGTCCACGTAGCCGCCCTGCGGCCCCAGGATCTGGAAGTAGATGCTGTCGATATCGTCGGCGCGCAGGATGTCGCGCGCGGAGCCGGGCAGTCGCTGCACCAGCGAACCGTTGACGTCGCGCACCTGCTGCGCCAGCACGGTGACGGAATCCTCCAGCGCGTGGTCGAACGGCTGATTGGCGATCGACTTCGCCACCAGGTACGTGATGGCGATGCTCATCGGCCACAGCAGCAGCAACGGGGCCAGCATCCAGTCGAGGATCTCGCCGAACAGCGAATGCTGGATCTCGCCTTCCTCTTCGGGCGTGGCTTGCCAGGACTGGTCGGCTTCCGTGCTCACTTGGCGTCGGCGGACGCCGGGGCCGGGCTGGCGTATTTTTCCAGGCAGTAGCCGAGGCCGCGCACGGTGGCGATGCGGATGCCGCCCGTCTCGATCTTCTTGCGCAGCCGGTGCACGTAGACCTCGATGGCGTTGTTGCTGACTTCCTCGCCCCACTCGCACAGGTGATCGACCAGCTGTTCCTTCGACACCAGCCGCCCGGTGCGGGCCAGCAGGATTTCCAGCAGGCCCAGTTCGCGTGCCGACAGGTCCAGCATCTGCTCGTTGATATAGGCGCTGCGGCCGACCTGGTCGTAGGTGAGGGGGCCGTGCTTGACGACGGTGGAGCCGCCGCCCTGGCCGCGCCGGGTCAGCGCGCGCACGCGCGCCTCCAGTTCCGACAGCGCGAAGGGCTTGGCCATGTAGTCGTCGGCGCCCAGGTCGAGGCCGTTGACGCGCTGCTCCACCGAGTCGGCCGCCGTCAGGATCAGGACCGGCAGCAGCGAGTTGCGCGCGCGCAGGCGGCGCAGCACCTCCAGCCCGGACAATTTGGGCAGGCCCAGGTCCAGGATCAGCAGGTCGAACTCCTGGGTGGACAGGGCCGTATCGGCCTCCTGCCCGTTCTTGACGCAATCGATGGCATAGCCGGACTGGCGCAGCGAGCGCGTCAGCCCGTCCGCCAGGACGCTGTCATCTTCGGCTAGTAAAATACGCATGGTGATCCGATCTGCAAGGGTTTCATTTTACTCATATGCGCGGCCTTTTTGCGGCCCGTCGACATGCCGCAAAAAAGCGCAAACGGCGCTTGCAAAAACCACTGGATACATATACAGTATCGACTGAACGAAACGATATAGACGAAGGAAGATCATGGACGACAAGAAAGCGGCAGTACCTGCATCGGAAAAGGCCAAAGCGCTTGCCGCAGCGCTGGCTCAGATTGAAAAGCAGTTCGGCAAGGGCTCCGTGATGCGCATGGATGCCAGTGCTCCGCTGGAAGAAGTGCAGACCGTGTCCACCGGCTCCCTGGGCCTGGACATCGCGCTGGGCGTCGGCGGCCTGCCGCGCGGCCGCGTGGTCGAGATCTATGGTCCGGAATCGTCGGGTAAAACCACGCTGACCCTGCAGACCATCGCCGAGATGCAGAAAATCGGCGGCACCTGCGCGTTCATCGATGCGGAACACGCCCTGGACGTGACGTATGCGCAGAAGCTGGGCGTGAACCTGCACGAGCTGCTGATTTCGCAGCCGGACACGGGCGAACAAGCACTGGAGATCTGCGACGCGCTGGTGCGTTCGGGCTCCGTGGACATGATCGTGGTCGACTCGGTGGCGGCACTGACGCCACGCGCCGAGATCGAAGGCGACATGGGCGACTCGCTGCCAGGCCTGCAGGCCCGTCTGATGTCCCAGGCGCTGCGCAAGCTGACCGGCACGATCAACCGCACCAACACGCTGGTCATCTTCATCAACCAGATCCGCATGAAGATCGGCGTGATGTTCGGCAGCCCGGAAACGACGACGGGCGGTAACGCGCTGAAGTTCTACGCCTCCGTGCGCCTGGACATCCGCCGCACCGGCTCGATCAAGGCCGGCGACGAGGTGATCGGTAACGAAACGAAGGTCAAAGTCGTCAAGAACAAGATCGCGCCGCCGTTCAAGGAAGCGCACTTCGACATCCTGTATGGCGAAGGCACGTCGCGCGAAGGCGAGATCATCGACCTGGGCGTGGAAGCGAAGATCGTCGAGAAGTCGGGCTCGTGGTACAGCTACGGCGGCGAACGCATCGGCCAGGGTAAGGACAATGCCCGTACGTTCCTGAAAGAGCGTCCGGCGCTGGCCCGCGAGATCGAAAACAAGGTCCGCGCCTCGCTGGGCGTACGCGAACTGCCGCCATCGGCGGACGGCGGCGAAGCCCCGGCCCCGAAGCTGAAGGCCGTGGACTGATCGCGACTTGTGATCGATTTGTAACACCCCCCGCAGCGCTTGACCAAACGCCACTGACCGCCCCGCGGCGGTGGCGTTTGTTTTTTGATCCGCCGCCCTGTAGCAGGGCTTAGGGTCTGTCCCTTCGGGACTGACCCTGGTTTTAATCGCTAACGCGAGAGCCTCCGTAGCGCACAGAGACTGTCCCTTCGGGACTGCCCCAGGGTTCCCGCTCCGCTACTCCGCTAAATATGAGCGAAACGAACCGCCCATCCTTCCGCTCCGCGCCCTCCATTGCTATAGTCCAGTCACTCCGACTCAAGCCACCACCCATGCCCGCCCCACCCGTCAGCCTCAAAGCCCGCGCCCTGCGCCTGCTCTCCACCCGCGAGCACAGCCGCCTGGAACTGGGCCGCAAGCTGGCCCGCCACGCGGAGGAGGGGGAAGACGTCGAAGCCCTGCTGGACTGGCTGGAAAAAAACAAATGGCTGTCGCAGGAGCGCTTCTCCGAATCGCTGGTGCACCGCCGCGCCGCCCGCTACGGCAACAGCCGCATCCTGGCCGAGCTGCAAAGCCATGGCATCCAGGGCGAGGCGCTGCAGGAGCTGAAGGCCGGCCTGGTGGAAGACGAAGTGGCGCGCTGCTGCGAAGTCTGGCGCCGCAAGTTCGGCGAAGTGGCCACCGACGCGGAAGGCCGCGCCAAGCAGATGCGCTTCCTGATCCAGCGCGGCTTCTCCCAGAAAGCCGTGCGCGCTGCGATGAAAGGTTGTCCAGAGGAGTAGCAGTGCTCAGATAAGTTTATTCAACATCCAAGAAGAACTTGCTAAATCAATAAGATGGAAAATATTGGTGCCTGGTTATGTTTTGGTCAGCCAAATGAGTAGATTGACGAAAAGTATTATAGATGCCTCTTGAAGAAGCTAATTGTGGTGCATTGACTGATTTTTATTGATTTGTACCTAGATGAGTCTCGCAATTGCCTAGAGCCAACGAATCGATGTGGTGCAATTTTCCGGGGCAATGCCGCTAAATTCTTCGTCTGAGCTTGAAAAAAGCAGTCCAATATTTAGATGGTTTACCAGGAAATCCACTTGCCAGGAATCCTTTGGAATCTTAGTGTTAATAACAATGACAATGTCAGGGCTAACTTTACTGTTTGACTTCCTGCGGTAAGCATATTCCTGGAGCTGCCCTGTCGCCATGCGTAGCCGATTAGACAGACTGCGCAATGTTACAGTTTTCACCTCAAAGATTGCCTCATTTGCATCGCTCCAGCGCGCGAGTAGGTCCACAGAATTTCGGTCGTGCCCTACAATAGCGCCGCCAGCCTGCAGCTTTGCACTAAGCGACGCCACTATTCGATCATGTAATAGTGTTTTAGAATGTCTTCTGAATGCGCCGAGATTGATTCTTTCCAGACCTTCTGCCGTAATCTCTCTTATCGGATTGAAATCACGAGTGCGACGTAGTTCTTCAATGTCGATCGTCGTGAGGCGGAGTTGAATGTCAGTGATAACATCCATTTCTTCAATATCGTCAGATTCGATTCCACCGACGAAATTCTTCTGAATATAGCGTTCGTCCAGTGGGTGCTCAGTTACACGCTGTGCAGATACATCTATCTGGCCGAACCAATCAAACCACTTCAAGCGGGATGCTAAATCGTACGAAGCCGGTATCCAAAAGGAGTTGAGACTTTCTTCATGTGTTAGAGCCCTCATCAGGAGGCTCAAATTTTCCGTGGCGTTTTCGGTTAGAAGAATGCGGTTGCCTGTGACATCGAAAATATCTGATTTGCTCAGAAATTTAAACCAATCCTGAACATTTCTTCTCGCGTGCGGATATATAACCGAGATCCTAGATGGTGACTGACGATGAGCTAGAATCTCGCTATAGGCCATAGGCCATTCGTCATTCCTTTTGCATGGAAGCGCAAATGCCAAGCACTCATCAATGGAGATCCATGGAGAATTTCCCGAATTGTAGAGTTCGACCAACAACCGCAATAGCAGCGTGCCCGGTTTAACCAGAATCCCCGAATTAACTTGCAATTCTAGCAACGTTGGTGGTCGAGTGATGCCAGCCGTTGCCAGTTCGATACTCTGCCTACTTTGTATTGTTGACTTCTGGCCATTTGGATACTGATAACGGAGATTCTGAATCCCCATCAGATCCGCGTAACCAAGCTCTCCAGCAAGGTACATGTGCCCAGCTCGAGTCAGCTTAAGAGTGCGGCATATCTTTGTAGAGTAGATCAAACCCAACTCCGCTAGAATTTGCTGATAGTCTCGCCATGCATCAGCCACCCCGTCTCTGATGTTCGCTGTGAGTAGACCGCTGTTAATTATGGTTGTATTTATTGCGGCACCATAATCGCCTGACTGACCTTCAAAAAGTGAAGCGCATGCAAGCAGTCCATACAAAGTAGTAGCTTCAATACCAACGGCGTGTTGAGTAAATGACCATGTATAGCCAGGGTAAGGTAAATGTCTCATCCTTCGAGAGCTTTCTTTATCTCTAACGCAATAGCGTACGCCATCAACGGGGGGACTGCATTACCTACTTGACGATAAGCCGAGGTTGGTCCGCCCTGGAATTCCCACCAATCTGGGAACGACTGAAGCCGTGCGGCTTCCCTGACGGTAATATGCCTATGCTCTACAGGATGAATAAATGGACGGCCCCCGCCAGCGCCGGATCCGACTAAAACAGTACCAGATGGCTTATCAGGATGAATGCGGTCAGTATGGTCTTTTCTGTCGCGCCCGCCCGGCGGGATTTGGCTGTAACGTGTAACTACCCTTTCGCAGTGCTGTCGGAGAACGTGGTTATCGAGGCCCTCTACATCTTCAAGCGCCAGCCACGCAGTCCGGGGTATAGAGAGACCTAGCTCCGGTTGATCGGGGTTATCGCTGAACTTTGGAGCGGGCCACCGGAATGTAACATCGTTCTTGAATCCCACAACAATTACACGTTGTCTAATTTGCGGTACGCCATATCGAACAGAGTTAAGCTTCGTCCAGTGAAGCGTATATCCAGTTTCTGTTCTAAAATACTCTAAAAGCTGGTCCCAATCCCGGCCTTTATTAACGGTAAGCAATCCCGGAACGTTCTCGAAAAGGAACGCTTGGGGAGAGATCTCCTTGATAAAACGGACATACTCGAATGCTAGTTGGCCACGAGGATCGTCAACAGATTTCCTATCACCTAAAATACTGAAGGCCTGACACGGGGGGCCACCTATAACGATATCTATTGGTGCGCCCACTTTCTTAATAACATCATGTCCCGAAAGCTGAGTGATATCATGCGGCTCGACCAAATGCCCAGGCAAATTGTGCTTAATTGTCTGACAAAATGAGGGGATGACGTCCGAGGAAAATTTAGGCCGAATGCCTGCAAGGCTAAAACCTAAATCGAGGCCGCCGCCTCCACAAAACACAGAAGCGTAGCTTAAGCGTGATGGTGATGGAAGCCGAAGGCTATTGAGTGCAGTCAAATACTCGTTCTGCACCATCTTTTTTGCTACTAAGGAGTTCATGATTTTATTGCTTGTGACTTTAGTGATCTGGAACCAATATTTGTGGAGTATTGAACGGATGAGACTGGAAGAAAATCTTGCCAACAAACCAACCTTCGACACATCAATGGGGTAACATCATCGCGATCTTCCTTGTTCACGCGCTAGCGGAGCGTCAAAACTTAACGAATGCGAGAAGTTTATTGATATTATAGCAATTCAGTCTAGTAATCTCATCATGATACCACGGACTAGGTAAATAGGCGCGAACATATTTACATGTAGTTCAAGGGTGGCAGCAGGCACAGCTTTAAAGTTACTGGTAGCCGTTGAGCATTTGGCTGCGTAACTAAACGCCGCGTTGTACGATCACTACTCGCCCAAGCCTGTCCGGTGTGCTACACTTTTGTAGTTTTATGCAGCACCGCGGGTGCGGTGGTTGTCCGTAGAAGCTGCGGCAACGTACTTTTCAGTACATGGCTGCTTACTAATTTGGTCGCGCAAGCGGCATCGGTCTTATGTCCCTGTCTACTCCAGTCTCACGTCGTGCGCTGCGCCATACGCGCGCCATAGACATCCAGGCGTTCGCGCGCGAGGATGGCTTGTGGGACCTCGACGCACATATCATCGACATCAAAGTGGGCGACACCCTGCTGGCTTCCGGCTTGCGCCAAGGCGGACAGCCCCTGCACGATCTCTGGCTGCGCATCACGGTGGACACGCAACTGACCATCGTCGACGCCGAGGCCGTCTCCGACGCCGTGCCATACGCCGGTTTCTGCAACACGATCGGCCCGGCCTACAAGGCGCTGATCGGCCTGAACCTGATGAAGGGCTTTCGGCACGAGCTGAAAGCGCGGCTGTCCGGCATTGCCGGCTGTACGCACCTGACGGAACTGGCGCAGATCCTGCCGACCGCGGCCGTCCAGGCCTTCGCCAACGACGTGTGGCCGACGTACGACAACGCCACCGCCGTCCAGCCCAAAGAGAAACCGTTCCAACTCGACAAATGCCACGCCCTCCGTACCGATGGCGGGGCAGTTGCCCGGTTCTACCCGCGCTGGGTGGCCCAGTCCGCCAGCACAGCCCCGCTGCCGCAAGACCCGTAGCACCATTCGCACCCATTAGTACCATTAACCATTCATATCTGTATCAGAAGGGAAGCCAGCATGAAAATCCATGAGTATCAAGGCAAAGAGATCCTCCGAAAATTCGGAGTGACGGTTCCGCGCGGCATTCCGTGCATGACCGTGGAAGAGGCGGTGAAAGCTGCCGAGACGCTGGGCGGCCCGGTATGGGTGGTGAAGGCGCAGATCCACGCCGGTGGCCGTGGCAAGGGCGGTGGCGTGAAAGTCGCCAAGTCGCTGGAGCAGGTCAAGGAATACTCGGAACAGATCATGGGCATGCAGCTGGTCACGCACCAGACCGGCCCTGAAGGCCAGAAGGTCCGTCGCCTTATGATCGAAGAAGGCGCCGACATCAAGAAGGAACTGTACGTTTCGCTGGTGACCGACCGCGTTTCGCAGCGCGTCGTGCTGATGGCTTCCTCCGAAGGCGGCATGGACATCGAAGAAGTGGCCGAGTCCCATCCAGAGAAGATCCACAACGTGATCATCGATCCGGCCGTGGGCCTGACCGACGCGGATGCCGACGACGTCGCCCGCAAGATCGGCGTGCCGGAAGCCTCGATCGCCGATGCGCGCGCCAACCTGCAAGGCCTGTACAAGGCGTACTGGGAAACCGACGCGTCGCTGGCTGAAATCAACCCGCTGATCCTGACCGGCGAAGGCAAGGTCATCGCCCTGGACGCGAAGTTCAACTTCGACGCCAACGCCCTGTTCCGTCATCCGGAAATCGTCGCCTATCGCGACCTGGACGAAGAAGATCCAGCCGAAGTCGAAGCATCGAAGTTCGACCTGGCCTACATCTCCCTGGACGGCAATATCGGCTGCCTGGTGAACGGCGCCGGCCTGGCCATGGCCACGATGGACACCATCAAGCTGTTCGGCGGCGAACCAGCCAACTTCCTGGACGTGGGCGGTGGCGCCACGGCCGAGAAAGTGACCGAAGCGTTCAAGATCATGCTGAAGAACCCAGGCCTGAAGGCGATCCTGGTGAACATCTTCGGCGGCATCATGCGCTGCGACGTGATCGCCGAAGGCGTCATCACCGCATCGAAGGCCGTCTCCCTGCAGGTACCGCTGGTCGTGCGCATGAAGGGCACCAACGAAGACCTGGGCAAGAAGATGCTGGCCGAATCCGGCCTGCCGATCATCGCCGCCGATACGATGGAAGACGCAGCGAAGAGCGTTGTCGCTGCCGCTGCCGGTCAAGCTTAATTAAGGAACCAACATGTCGATTCTGATCAACAAAGACACCAAAGTCATCACCCAGGGCATCACCGGCAAGACCGGTCAGTTCCACACCCGCATGTGCCGCGACTACGCGAACGGCAAGGAAGCCTTCGTTGCTGGCGTGAACCCGAAGAAAGCCGGCGAAGACTTCGAAGGCATTCCCATCTACGCCTCCGTCAAGGAAGCCAAATCGGAAACCGGCGCGACCGTTTCCGTGATCTACGTGCCGCCAGCAGGCGCCGCCGCCGCGATCTGGGAAGCTGTCGAAGCCGAACTGGACCTGGCAATCTGCATCACCGAAGGCATTCCAGTCCGTGACATGATGGAAGTCAAGGACCGCATGGCCAAGGCCGGCTCCAAGACCCTGCTGCTGGGCCCGAACTGCCCAGGCCTGATCACGCCGGACGAAATCAAGATCGGCATCATGCCAGGTCACATCCACAAGAAAGGCCGTATCGGCGTCGTGTCCCGTTCGGGCACGCTGACGTACGAAGCCGTCGGCCAGCTGACGGCACTGGGCCTGGGCCAATCGTCCGCGGTCGGTATCGGCGGCGACCCGATCAACGGCCTGAAGCACATCGACGTGATGCGCATGTTCAACGACGATCCTGATACCGACGCGGTCATCATGATCGGCGAAATCGGCGGTCCGGACGAAGCCAACGCCGCACGTTGGATCAAGGACAACATGAAGAAGCCAGTCGTTGGCTTCATCGCTGGCGTCACCGCGCCTCCGGGCAAGCGCATGGGCCACGCCGGCGCGCTGATCTCCGGCGGCGCCGACACGGCACAAGCCAAGCTGGAAATCATGGAAGCCTGCGGCATCACCGTGACGAAGAACCCGTCCGAAATGGCACGCCTGCTGAAGGCCATGCTGTAAGAAACACGGTTATCCTGCCGATAGCTGGATAATGACGGGGGCGCGAGCCCCCGTTTTTCATTTGGAGGACCAATTTGGCGAAGATCCTGATTTCCCGCGACGGCATCCTGGAGCAGACGGTACCGCTGACGAGGGAGCGCATGACGATCGGGCGCCAGCGCTACAACGACATCGTCCTGGAACACCCCACCGTCAGCGGCGAGCACGCCGTCATCACGACGATCCTGGACGATTCCTTCCTGGAAGACCTGTACAGCACCAACGGCACGTTCGTGAACGGCCATCGCATCGGCAAGCACTACCTGCAGCACCACGACATCATCAAGCTGGCCAAGTACCGCATCGAAT from Pseudoduganella armeniaca includes the following:
- a CDS encoding sensor histidine kinase, which translates into the protein MSTEADQSWQATPEEEGEIQHSLFGEILDWMLAPLLLLWPMSIAITYLVAKSIANQPFDHALEDSVTVLAQQVRDVNGSLVQRLPGSARDILRADDIDSIYFQILGPQGGYVDGDRDLPRPEPQAEDDAAPAGTVHFRGDNLHGTPIRVAYTYVNLEENNERPPRLALVQVAETLEKRAKLANEIIKGVILPQFIILPVVLALVWFALSRGLLPLAELQERIRARPSDDLSPIAPNQVPEEIAPLVRSLNEMLARLAQSIDMQKRFIADAAHQMKTPLAGMRTQSELALRQTDQQEIHRSLEQLAKSSEAATRLVNQLLTLARAENQPQAGTALAPLDLAEIARNAVRDWVPASFNHRIDLGFEGPDQHVEIDGNAVMLRELLNNLIDNALRYTPPEGSVTVRVRAGAEAAILEVEDTGPGIPPAERLHVFERFYRILGSNVEGSGLGLAIVREIAQQHGAEIDIFSNPRAPQPKYPGSLFRLTFPPRPQATPPDEETPYFG
- a CDS encoding DUF4212 domain-containing protein, coding for MLDNAHHWRATRRLTAVLLLAWLLTGFLAVFFARELAGLTIFGWPLSFYLAAQGASLVYLALIGIYAWRMRRLDRQYRERA
- a CDS encoding DUF2889 domain-containing protein, which encodes MSLSTPVSRRALRHTRAIDIQAFAREDGLWDLDAHIIDIKVGDTLLASGLRQGGQPLHDLWLRITVDTQLTIVDAEAVSDAVPYAGFCNTIGPAYKALIGLNLMKGFRHELKARLSGIAGCTHLTELAQILPTAAVQAFANDVWPTYDNATAVQPKEKPFQLDKCHALRTDGGAVARFYPRWVAQSASTAPLPQDP
- the sucC gene encoding ADP-forming succinate--CoA ligase subunit beta codes for the protein MKIHEYQGKEILRKFGVTVPRGIPCMTVEEAVKAAETLGGPVWVVKAQIHAGGRGKGGGVKVAKSLEQVKEYSEQIMGMQLVTHQTGPEGQKVRRLMIEEGADIKKELYVSLVTDRVSQRVVLMASSEGGMDIEEVAESHPEKIHNVIIDPAVGLTDADADDVARKIGVPEASIADARANLQGLYKAYWETDASLAEINPLILTGEGKVIALDAKFNFDANALFRHPEIVAYRDLDEEDPAEVEASKFDLAYISLDGNIGCLVNGAGLAMATMDTIKLFGGEPANFLDVGGGATAEKVTEAFKIMLKNPGLKAILVNIFGGIMRCDVIAEGVITASKAVSLQVPLVVRMKGTNEDLGKKMLAESGLPIIAADTMEDAAKSVVAAAAGQA
- a CDS encoding response regulator, with translation MRILLAEDDSVLADGLTRSLRQSGYAIDCVKNGQEADTALSTQEFDLLILDLGLPKLSGLEVLRRLRARNSLLPVLILTAADSVEQRVNGLDLGADDYMAKPFALSELEARVRALTRRGQGGGSTVVKHGPLTYDQVGRSAYINEQMLDLSARELGLLEILLARTGRLVSKEQLVDHLCEWGEEVSNNAIEVYVHRLRKKIETGGIRIATVRGLGYCLEKYASPAPASADAK
- a CDS encoding DNA cytosine methyltransferase, which encodes MNSLVAKKMVQNEYLTALNSLRLPSPSRLSYASVFCGGGGLDLGFSLAGIRPKFSSDVIPSFCQTIKHNLPGHLVEPHDITQLSGHDVIKKVGAPIDIVIGGPPCQAFSILGDRKSVDDPRGQLAFEYVRFIKEISPQAFLFENVPGLLTVNKGRDWDQLLEYFRTETGYTLHWTKLNSVRYGVPQIRQRVIVVGFKNDVTFRWPAPKFSDNPDQPELGLSIPRTAWLALEDVEGLDNHVLRQHCERVVTRYSQIPPGGRDRKDHTDRIHPDKPSGTVLVGSGAGGGRPFIHPVEHRHITVREAARLQSFPDWWEFQGGPTSAYRQVGNAVPPLMAYAIALEIKKALEG
- the recX gene encoding recombination regulator RecX, coding for MPAPPVSLKARALRLLSTREHSRLELGRKLARHAEEGEDVEALLDWLEKNKWLSQERFSESLVHRRAARYGNSRILAELQSHGIQGEALQELKAGLVEDEVARCCEVWRRKFGEVATDAEGRAKQMRFLIQRGFSQKAVRAAMKGCPEE
- the sucD gene encoding succinate--CoA ligase subunit alpha, producing the protein MSILINKDTKVITQGITGKTGQFHTRMCRDYANGKEAFVAGVNPKKAGEDFEGIPIYASVKEAKSETGATVSVIYVPPAGAAAAIWEAVEAELDLAICITEGIPVRDMMEVKDRMAKAGSKTLLLGPNCPGLITPDEIKIGIMPGHIHKKGRIGVVSRSGTLTYEAVGQLTALGLGQSSAVGIGGDPINGLKHIDVMRMFNDDPDTDAVIMIGEIGGPDEANAARWIKDNMKKPVVGFIAGVTAPPGKRMGHAGALISGGADTAQAKLEIMEACGITVTKNPSEMARLLKAML
- the recA gene encoding recombinase RecA, which produces MDDKKAAVPASEKAKALAAALAQIEKQFGKGSVMRMDASAPLEEVQTVSTGSLGLDIALGVGGLPRGRVVEIYGPESSGKTTLTLQTIAEMQKIGGTCAFIDAEHALDVTYAQKLGVNLHELLISQPDTGEQALEICDALVRSGSVDMIVVDSVAALTPRAEIEGDMGDSLPGLQARLMSQALRKLTGTINRTNTLVIFINQIRMKIGVMFGSPETTTGGNALKFYASVRLDIRRTGSIKAGDEVIGNETKVKVVKNKIAPPFKEAHFDILYGEGTSREGEIIDLGVEAKIVEKSGSWYSYGGERIGQGKDNARTFLKERPALAREIENKVRASLGVRELPPSADGGEAPAPKLKAVD